One part of the Anaerolineales bacterium genome encodes these proteins:
- the pgeF gene encoding peptidoglycan editing factor PgeF — protein MPFQQTDGLRYYTFEKLHAAGVKHAVFTRQGGVSAAPYDSLNVGSTVGDELADVRQNLQRAFTAVGRRPESMFDSWLVHGVDVHVAHAPRPADWARPPKADIIITDQPEVTLFMRYADCVPIVLYDPRQRAVALAHAGWRGTVARVPAVAVAALSQHYGSRPQDLLAAIGPAISAERYEVGEEVVQQVQAAFGGQASGLLPAYGESSHFDLVAANQLVLQQAGVQNIEMADLCTAGNPQDWFSHRGSAGRTGRFGALITLGA, from the coding sequence ATGCCGTTTCAGCAAACTGACGGCCTGCGCTATTACACCTTTGAGAAGCTACACGCGGCTGGCGTCAAACATGCTGTCTTCACCCGCCAAGGTGGGGTCAGTGCTGCGCCGTATGATTCGCTCAATGTGGGCAGCACCGTTGGCGATGAGCTGGCAGATGTGCGCCAGAACCTACAGCGTGCATTTACGGCGGTGGGCCGTAGGCCTGAGAGCATGTTCGATAGCTGGCTAGTGCACGGCGTCGATGTGCACGTTGCCCACGCCCCGCGCCCGGCTGACTGGGCGCGCCCGCCCAAAGCCGACATCATCATCACTGATCAGCCTGAGGTCACGCTGTTCATGCGCTATGCCGATTGTGTGCCAATTGTGCTGTATGACCCGCGGCAACGTGCCGTTGCGCTGGCGCATGCCGGTTGGCGCGGCACGGTAGCGCGCGTGCCTGCGGTCGCCGTGGCAGCGCTCAGCCAGCATTACGGCAGCCGCCCGCAGGACCTGCTGGCCGCCATCGGCCCCGCCATCTCCGCCGAGCGCTACGAGGTGGGCGAAGAGGTTGTGCAGCAGGTGCAGGCTGCGTTCGGCGGCCAGGCGAGCGGGCTGCTGCCGGCTTATGGTGAGAGTTCGCACTTTGACCTGGTGGCTGCCAACCAGCTTGTCTTGCAGCAGGCTGGTGTGCAGAACATCGAAATGGCCGACCTGTGTACGGCTGGCAATCCGCAAGACTGGTTCTCGCATCGCGGCTCTGCTGGGCGCACTGGCCGCTTTGGCGCATTGATTACACTTGGTGCATGA
- a CDS encoding YggS family pyridoxal phosphate-dependent enzyme produces MSYSQRLAHNLAEVRQKMDAAASQADRDVSDVHMVAVTKGHPAEAIQTLLDLGVTDIGESYLTEAREKQDALAAASKLDWHMIGHVQSRKAREVAQHFSIVHSLDSLKLAERLHRFAQEAGHVLPVLLECNVSGEITKQGWDCHQDASEFFADAQVIAGLPGLEVRGLMSMAPITARLAEARPYFERTRQLRDTLAERLNMALPDLSMGMSNDYEAAILEGATMVRIGEGLMGPRPK; encoded by the coding sequence ATGAGCTATTCGCAACGCCTTGCTCACAACCTGGCCGAAGTGCGCCAGAAAATGGACGCCGCAGCCAGCCAGGCCGACCGGGACGTCTCCGACGTGCACATGGTCGCTGTTACCAAGGGTCATCCCGCCGAGGCTATTCAGACGTTGCTTGACCTGGGCGTCACTGATATTGGCGAGAGTTATCTCACCGAGGCGCGTGAGAAGCAGGATGCGCTGGCGGCAGCAAGCAAACTGGACTGGCATATGATCGGCCATGTGCAAAGCCGGAAAGCGCGCGAAGTAGCCCAGCATTTCTCGATCGTCCATTCCCTGGATAGTCTCAAGCTGGCCGAACGCTTGCACCGCTTTGCGCAAGAGGCCGGGCATGTTCTGCCGGTGCTGCTGGAATGCAATGTCAGCGGAGAGATCACCAAGCAGGGCTGGGATTGTCATCAGGACGCCAGCGAATTCTTTGCCGATGCACAGGTCATCGCTGGCCTGCCGGGGCTTGAGGTGCGCGGCTTGATGAGCATGGCGCCCATCACAGCCCGCCTGGCAGAAGCCCGCCCATATTTTGAGCGCACCCGCCAACTGCGTGATACATTGGCAGAACGCCTGAACATGGCTTTGCCCGACCTCTCGATGGGTATGAGCAATGATTACGAAGCCGCTATTCTGGAAGGGGCGACCATGGTGCGCATCGGCGAAGGGCTGATGGGTCCGCGGCCGAAGTAA
- a CDS encoding YggT family protein produces MEQAIALIFDLLSWIVIIDILLGYFMDPYHPVRQALDRIVEPMLAPIRRILPPTGMLDFSPLVLLILLQILSAVVINAFR; encoded by the coding sequence ATGGAGCAAGCAATCGCACTGATCTTTGATCTGCTGAGCTGGATCGTCATCATTGATATTCTGCTGGGTTACTTCATGGATCCATATCACCCCGTGCGCCAGGCGCTGGACCGTATTGTTGAGCCTATGCTGGCGCCCATCCGCCGCATTTTGCCGCCCACCGGTATGCTGGATTTCAGCCCTCTGGTATTGCTGATCCTGCTGCAGATCCTCAGCGCGGTCGTCATCAACGCGTTCCGCTAA
- a CDS encoding YggU family protein, whose translation MARHKLTDGRGGAALAIRVTPRASRNEIVEILPDHTIKIRLTAPPVDGKANEALIDFLSKVLSVPRSRIEIVAGQTGRDKLVTIIDMDSSEAQDLILKQLE comes from the coding sequence ATGGCACGCCACAAACTGACCGACGGACGCGGCGGAGCTGCCCTTGCCATTCGGGTGACCCCGCGGGCCAGCCGCAACGAGATCGTCGAGATCCTGCCTGACCACACGATCAAGATCCGCTTGACGGCCCCGCCAGTGGATGGCAAGGCCAATGAGGCGTTGATCGATTTTCTTTCCAAAGTGCTATCTGTCCCCAGATCGCGCATTGAGATCGTTGCCGGCCAAACCGGGCGCGACAAACTCGTCACCATTATTGACATGGATAGCAGCGAAGCCCAGGATCTAATTCTCAAACAGTTGGAATAG
- a CDS encoding YfhO family protein, translated as MSLAKRFSPQVLIWLAPFVLLTPVWLSGQALYWGTPSTQFVPWWWQAWRTLLGGELPLWNPLLGMGAPLVANYQSALFYPPHWLYFVLAAVGGLPLMAWGQALLVAAHLGLAGAGMLRLLRVLGASVQGQLVGALAFSLSGYLVTRAHFLSINASLAWLPWILLAMYRLAQAPGRGTVLRLAALLALQWLAGHAQMAWYTALLAGAWLLFWVWPSGERWRALAGFVAAGALALALSAVQLLPTAEYLLQSQRASQVDPALAMTYSLWPWRLLTLLAPHLFGSPAGGDFAGYGNFWEDAIYIGVLPLLLAVLALRKAQPRRLVWFLLGVVAVSLLLALGKNTPVFSWLFAHIPTFDMFQGPTRFSLWTVLALSLLTGLGVERWRAAQGSSPQGRGLYWSRLAVAGAVAVMAGGVVGMLLRTDPRFEIAASYSRAVWLLGLTLLAVSLLNLRGWQFAQGKRTWLLGIFVAGELLVAGWGQNPGAPLALYAEQPMHADLQTQLDGGRLYMPAEDERALKFEHLFRFDTFHSADPLDVRAGLLPNTSLLEGLPSANNFDPLLPARYTAWIEALENADPETRASMLTLMNVSVLQHVLPDGQGRFESVPALPRVQLYACQPPVALAAELPACPLAGEANIVQSSANRVRIRVDVAQGGWLLLADTYYPGWHAEIDSVPADIQPAYGVFRAVQVPAGVHQVEFVYRPLSFTIGQVSTLLTWPLWLVAWRRSL; from the coding sequence GTGAGCTTAGCGAAGCGATTCTCCCCGCAGGTTCTGATTTGGCTTGCTCCGTTTGTATTGCTCACCCCGGTGTGGTTGAGCGGGCAAGCCTTGTACTGGGGCACGCCTTCGACCCAGTTTGTGCCATGGTGGTGGCAAGCTTGGCGTACGTTGCTGGGCGGCGAGTTGCCGCTGTGGAACCCGCTGCTGGGCATGGGCGCGCCGCTGGTGGCTAATTACCAATCGGCCTTGTTCTATCCGCCGCATTGGTTGTATTTCGTGCTGGCGGCGGTCGGCGGACTGCCGCTGATGGCCTGGGGCCAGGCGCTGCTGGTGGCGGCCCACCTGGGTCTGGCTGGCGCCGGCATGCTGCGGTTGCTGCGCGTTCTGGGGGCGAGCGTGCAAGGCCAACTGGTGGGTGCACTGGCATTCTCGCTGTCGGGCTATTTGGTGACGCGGGCGCACTTTCTCAGCATCAATGCCAGCTTGGCCTGGCTGCCGTGGATCCTGCTGGCCATGTATCGGTTGGCGCAGGCGCCTGGCCGTGGCACTGTATTGCGCTTGGCTGCACTGCTGGCCTTGCAGTGGCTGGCGGGCCACGCGCAAATGGCCTGGTATACGGCGCTGCTGGCCGGCGCCTGGCTGCTGTTCTGGGTCTGGCCATCCGGCGAGCGTTGGCGGGCGCTGGCCGGCTTTGTGGCCGCCGGCGCATTGGCGCTGGCGCTGAGCGCGGTGCAGCTGTTGCCCACGGCGGAATATCTGCTGCAGTCGCAGCGCGCCAGCCAAGTGGACCCCGCGCTGGCGATGACGTATTCGCTGTGGCCGTGGCGTTTGCTGACTCTGCTGGCGCCGCACTTGTTCGGCTCGCCGGCGGGCGGTGACTTTGCTGGCTACGGAAACTTTTGGGAAGATGCGATCTATATTGGCGTGCTGCCCTTGCTGCTGGCCGTGCTGGCGCTGAGGAAAGCGCAGCCGCGCCGGCTGGTGTGGTTCCTGCTGGGCGTGGTGGCCGTGTCCTTGTTGCTGGCGCTGGGCAAGAATACGCCGGTCTTCTCCTGGTTGTTCGCGCATATCCCTACCTTTGATATGTTCCAAGGCCCGACGCGCTTCAGCCTGTGGACGGTGCTGGCGCTCAGCCTGCTGACTGGGCTGGGCGTAGAGCGCTGGCGCGCTGCGCAAGGGAGTTCGCCCCAAGGGCGTGGCCTGTACTGGAGCCGGCTGGCGGTGGCAGGTGCGGTGGCCGTGATGGCCGGCGGGGTGGTGGGCATGTTGTTGCGCACAGACCCGCGTTTCGAGATAGCAGCCAGCTACTCGCGGGCCGTTTGGCTGCTTGGCCTGACCTTGCTTGCAGTGAGTTTGCTCAACTTGCGCGGCTGGCAGTTCGCGCAAGGCAAGCGCACCTGGCTGCTGGGCATATTTGTGGCCGGCGAGCTGCTGGTGGCGGGCTGGGGGCAAAACCCAGGCGCACCTCTGGCCTTGTATGCTGAACAGCCCATGCACGCAGATCTGCAAACTCAGCTTGATGGCGGGCGGCTGTATATGCCGGCGGAGGATGAGCGCGCGCTGAAGTTCGAGCATCTGTTTCGCTTTGATACCTTCCATAGTGCTGACCCGCTGGACGTGCGCGCCGGCTTGTTGCCAAATACCAGCCTGCTGGAAGGTTTGCCGAGCGCCAACAACTTTGACCCGCTGCTGCCGGCGCGCTACACGGCCTGGATCGAGGCACTGGAGAACGCAGATCCGGAGACGCGGGCCAGCATGCTGACTTTGATGAACGTGAGCGTGTTGCAGCATGTGCTGCCGGATGGGCAAGGGCGCTTTGAGAGCGTGCCAGCTTTGCCGCGTGTCCAGTTGTACGCTTGCCAGCCGCCTGTGGCGCTGGCCGCCGAGCTGCCCGCCTGCCCGCTGGCTGGCGAGGCCAACATCGTGCAAAGCAGCGCCAACCGCGTGCGCATCCGGGTGGATGTGGCGCAGGGCGGCTGGCTGCTGCTGGCCGATACGTATTACCCCGGCTGGCACGCCGAGATTGACAGCGTGCCAGCCGATATTCAGCCAGCCTATGGCGTGTTCCGTGCTGTGCAAGTGCCAGCCGGTGTACATCAGGTTGAGTTTGTGTATCGGCCCCTCTCTTTTACTATTGGCCAGGTCAGCACGTTGCTGACCTGGCCGTTGTGGTTGGTTGCATGGCGGCGCAGCCTATGA